A DNA window from Microcystis aeruginosa NIES-843 contains the following coding sequences:
- a CDS encoding patatin-like phospholipase family protein, translated as MKAKIAIACQGGGSQTAFTAGALKALFDNKVQDYFNIVSLSGTSGGAICAFFTWYALKKGDSVVWKRMIDFWEDNSTQTPQEKLFNDSAIKALELASKGLIPQYNLSPSSPITKTLFSLATYGLRGRFTNFDQLLRAHIDFSELATWGAKPEPPILLMGACNVLTGKLSKFNSREEAVKIEHILASACVPNIFPAVTIETMAYWDGLFSDNPPIRSLIRREFVGVENIPDEIWVIKINPTSRDKIPVQSDDIADRRNELEGNVSLFQGLDQIDFLNQLFLKGAFKEEFLREIALTEPFKIPKSFPEDPDQDYHIPMIEMSAELANSLNYESKLDRSPANIQRLIADGEKQGKQFLEHRLKAMGLR; from the coding sequence ATGAAAGCCAAAATTGCGATCGCTTGTCAGGGAGGCGGCAGTCAAACTGCTTTTACTGCCGGTGCATTAAAAGCATTATTTGACAATAAAGTGCAAGATTACTTTAATATTGTCAGTCTCAGTGGTACTTCTGGGGGTGCTATCTGTGCCTTTTTCACTTGGTATGCTCTCAAAAAAGGTGATAGCGTCGTTTGGAAAAGAATGATTGATTTTTGGGAAGATAATAGCACTCAAACTCCCCAAGAAAAGCTATTTAATGACTCAGCTATTAAAGCTCTAGAATTAGCCAGCAAAGGATTAATTCCCCAGTATAATCTCAGTCCTTCCTCTCCAATTACTAAAACCTTATTTTCCCTAGCTACCTACGGTTTACGCGGTCGCTTTACCAACTTTGATCAGTTACTAAGAGCGCATATTGATTTCTCGGAATTAGCCACTTGGGGAGCTAAACCAGAACCACCAATTTTATTAATGGGGGCCTGTAATGTCCTGACCGGAAAATTAAGTAAATTTAACTCGCGCGAGGAAGCAGTTAAAATTGAACATATCCTAGCTTCTGCCTGTGTTCCTAACATTTTTCCTGCTGTCACCATTGAAACTATGGCCTACTGGGATGGACTATTCTCCGATAATCCCCCCATCCGTTCTTTAATTCGCCGTGAATTTGTTGGAGTCGAAAATATTCCCGATGAAATTTGGGTAATTAAAATTAATCCCACCTCCAGAGATAAGATCCCCGTGCAATCCGATGATATTGCTGATCGCCGCAATGAATTAGAAGGTAATGTTTCCCTATTTCAAGGTCTCGATCAGATTGACTTTCTCAATCAATTATTTCTTAAAGGAGCCTTTAAAGAAGAATTCTTGCGCGAGATCGCCTTAACAGAACCATTTAAAATTCCTAAATCTTTCCCGGAAGATCCCGATCAAGATTACCATATTCCTATGATCGAAATGTCGGCGGAATTAGCCAATAGTCTCAACTACGAAAGTAAACTCGATCGCTCTCCTGCCAATATCCAGCGTCTGATTGCTGACGGGGAAAAACAGGGAAAACAATTTCTAGAACATCGACTAAAAGCTATGGGTTTAAGATAA
- the truB gene encoding tRNA pseudouridine(55) synthase TruB — protein MFGFLNLNKPPDWTSHDCVAKVRKILKTKRVGHGGTLDPMATGVLPIAVGAATRLLAYLPENKAYRAKIQLGLSTDTDDITGKAIATCPWPDLTLEAVKPHLAEFIGNIAQIPPMYSAIHKDGRRLYELARKGEIIAVEPRQVKIDQITVLDWLEGEFPQIELDIHCGSGTYIRSLARDLGKVLAVGGTLASLTRTESCGFQLADSINLEALMVNSEGLISPRIALAHLDWISFTPERVIDWFHGRKINLTDTNVIIGSLVAVESLEAQFLGIGEIVVAEDEYYLQPKIVIQQ, from the coding sequence ATGTTTGGCTTTTTAAATCTCAATAAACCCCCCGATTGGACTTCTCACGATTGCGTGGCCAAAGTCCGAAAAATTCTTAAGACAAAACGAGTCGGCCATGGCGGAACTTTAGATCCTATGGCTACGGGAGTTTTACCGATCGCCGTCGGGGCTGCCACCCGATTACTGGCCTATTTACCCGAAAATAAGGCTTATCGGGCAAAAATCCAGTTAGGACTCAGCACCGATACCGATGATATTACGGGAAAAGCGATCGCTACTTGTCCCTGGCCCGATTTAACTTTAGAGGCAGTTAAGCCCCATTTAGCGGAATTTATTGGCAATATTGCCCAGATTCCGCCGATGTATAGTGCTATTCACAAGGATGGTCGCCGTCTCTACGAATTGGCGCGCAAAGGGGAAATAATCGCAGTGGAGCCTCGTCAGGTCAAAATTGACCAAATTACGGTTTTAGACTGGTTAGAGGGCGAATTTCCACAAATAGAGCTAGATATTCACTGTGGATCGGGGACTTATATCCGTTCCCTGGCCAGAGATTTGGGCAAGGTGTTAGCTGTGGGTGGCACTTTAGCCAGTTTAACTCGCACGGAAAGCTGTGGTTTTCAATTAGCTGATAGTATTAATCTCGAAGCTTTAATGGTTAATTCCGAGGGTTTAATTTCGCCTCGCATTGCCTTGGCACATCTAGACTGGATTTCTTTCACACCAGAGAGAGTTATCGATTGGTTTCACGGCAGAAAAATTAATCTCACCGATACAAATGTTATAATCGGTTCTCTGGTTGCTGTGGAGTCTTTAGAGGCTCAATTTCTCGGCATTGGTGAGATAGTTGTCGCAGAAGATGAATACTATCTACAGCCTAAAATAGTTATTCAGCAATAG
- a CDS encoding response regulator: protein MITSETSRERKIIMKPRETIKVLIAEDHELTCLVLKTLISQQPHCQVVGIAVNGQQAIALAKIYQPDVIILDVRMPVLNGQSAAIQIKQFDPYVRIIAYSSLANLPMEKNNQTTAFDLYCPKDISSQDLIKAIDDLGKLAQSDKSQFRRVG, encoded by the coding sequence ATGATAACAAGTGAGACCTCTAGGGAAAGGAAAATAATCATGAAGCCGAGAGAGACAATTAAAGTCTTAATTGCCGAAGATCACGAGCTAACTTGTTTAGTACTCAAGACTTTAATTTCCCAGCAGCCGCATTGTCAGGTGGTGGGAATTGCTGTTAATGGTCAACAGGCTATCGCATTGGCGAAAATTTATCAACCAGATGTAATTATTTTAGATGTACGGATGCCTGTCTTAAATGGACAGAGCGCCGCTATTCAGATCAAACAATTCGACCCTTATGTCCGCATTATCGCCTATAGTTCCTTGGCAAATCTTCCAATGGAAAAAAATAATCAAACTACAGCCTTTGATCTATACTGCCCTAAAGATATATCTTCCCAAGATCTGATCAAAGCGATCGATGACTTGGGAAAATTAGCACAATCGGACAAATCTCAATTCCGTCGGGTCGGATAG
- the tsaD gene encoding tRNA (adenosine(37)-N6)-threonylcarbamoyltransferase complex transferase subunit TsaD codes for MTIILAIETSCDETAVAIVNNNLVLSSVVSSQIDLHRLYGGVVPEMASRQHLETINFCLEKAWQETGLNWSEIDGIAATVAPGLVGALMVGMTAAKTLAIVHDKPFIGIHHLEGHIYASYLAESDLKPPFLSLLVSGGHTSLIHVQACGKYQQLGTTRDDAAGEAFDKVARLLNLSYPGGPIIDRMAKDGNPQAFPLPEGKISLPTGGFHAYDSSFSGLKTAVLRLVEKFEPDNLPVADIAASFQDTVARSLTRRTINCALDYGLKTIAIGGGVAANSALRNHLETAAKNHHLTVYFPPLKLCTDNAAMIARAAVDHYDLGHFSDLSIGVRSRLPLSEVMQLYK; via the coding sequence ATGACAATTATCTTAGCGATCGAAACCAGTTGTGATGAAACGGCTGTGGCTATTGTTAACAATAACCTGGTGTTGAGTAGTGTGGTTTCTTCTCAAATTGATCTCCATCGTCTCTATGGCGGTGTTGTGCCGGAAATGGCCTCCCGACAACACCTAGAAACCATTAATTTTTGTCTAGAAAAAGCTTGGCAAGAAACGGGGTTAAATTGGTCAGAAATTGATGGAATAGCCGCCACAGTTGCCCCCGGTTTAGTAGGTGCTTTAATGGTGGGAATGACGGCGGCTAAAACCCTGGCTATTGTTCACGATAAACCCTTTATCGGCATTCATCATCTCGAAGGTCATATCTATGCTTCCTATCTCGCTGAATCTGATCTTAAACCTCCTTTTTTATCTCTTTTAGTCTCTGGGGGTCATACCAGTTTAATCCATGTGCAGGCCTGCGGCAAATATCAACAATTAGGAACCACTAGAGATGATGCAGCCGGAGAAGCTTTTGATAAAGTGGCACGATTATTAAACTTGAGTTATCCGGGTGGTCCGATAATCGATCGCATGGCTAAAGATGGTAATCCGCAAGCTTTTCCCTTACCTGAGGGTAAAATATCTTTACCAACCGGCGGTTTTCATGCCTACGATTCCAGTTTTAGTGGTTTAAAAACTGCTGTTTTGCGCTTAGTAGAGAAATTCGAGCCAGATAATTTACCTGTAGCTGACATAGCCGCTAGTTTTCAAGATACGGTAGCCAGAAGTTTAACCCGTCGGACAATCAATTGTGCCTTAGATTATGGCTTAAAAACTATCGCAATCGGGGGAGGAGTGGCGGCCAATAGTGCCTTAAGAAATCATCTGGAAACTGCCGCCAAAAATCATCATTTAACCGTCTATTTTCCGCCGCTTAAACTCTGTACCGATAACGCCGCTATGATTGCTCGTGCTGCCGTTGATCATTATGATCTTGGTCATTTTTCTGACCTTTCTATCGGTGTTCGTTCCCGTTTACCTTTAAGCGAAGTTATGCAATTATATAAGTAG
- a CDS encoding DUF1997 domain-containing protein, with the protein MEVTFTAAESLEIVVAEQTIPIQHYLRQPQRLVQAIVETNLTEHLSENRFRLKMRPLNFLNMYYFQPTVILNVWATSEGTIFLQSEDCQIKGIDYINDRFSLNVKGKLAPVEKNNQTYLAGKANLEVKVALPPPLWLTPRPLLEIAGNSLLKGVLLRIKQRLMSQLLQDYQQWAKQDIIAQNYPETILDLSLS; encoded by the coding sequence ATGGAAGTAACTTTTACCGCTGCCGAATCCCTAGAAATTGTTGTTGCTGAACAAACCATCCCGATTCAGCATTATCTGCGTCAACCGCAAAGATTAGTACAGGCTATCGTTGAGACTAACTTAACGGAACACTTGTCCGAGAATCGGTTTCGCCTAAAAATGCGTCCCCTAAACTTCTTGAATATGTACTATTTTCAGCCCACGGTTATTCTCAATGTCTGGGCTACCTCTGAGGGGACGATATTTTTGCAATCAGAAGACTGTCAGATCAAAGGTATTGATTATATCAACGATCGCTTTAGCCTCAATGTTAAAGGCAAACTCGCTCCTGTGGAAAAAAATAATCAAACCTATCTAGCGGGAAAAGCCAATCTTGAGGTGAAAGTCGCCCTACCACCGCCATTATGGTTAACCCCGCGTCCGCTGTTAGAAATCGCCGGTAATAGTCTCTTAAAAGGGGTTTTATTGCGGATTAAACAGCGTTTAATGAGTCAATTGTTGCAAGATTACCAACAATGGGCTAAACAGGACATTATTGCCCAAAATTACCCCGAAACGATTCTCGATCTCTCCCTTAGTTAA
- a CDS encoding DUF362 domain-containing protein has translation MITQSSITAGVKNSAMADFVYQPPPAAITAKRILIKPNLGYPVPPPVTVSLPVLSQVLRGLRGVNPGAEIILVEGVCSAISLREIIDILGVKSILDPGITILDADSLPQQEYPNLSPFPVRFPSMFAPTIIEEVDCRITIGTLKRTHLKDKPLISASLKNLYGLFPRSHYKARSPNSRGQLHRPSVPLILQDVYFCIGHLFDGAVVDANLKYFSSNWRPDRGKSIPVGQVFWGDDMISVDRSACLLGDEPMPSYLDAIDLLRSQLLNGTN, from the coding sequence ATGATTACCCAATCCTCAATTACTGCCGGGGTAAAAAATTCAGCTATGGCGGATTTTGTTTATCAACCTCCCCCGGCAGCTATCACAGCTAAACGTATTTTAATTAAACCTAATTTAGGTTATCCTGTGCCACCACCAGTAACGGTTAGTCTGCCGGTATTAAGTCAAGTTTTGCGAGGATTGAGAGGGGTAAATCCAGGGGCAGAAATTATCTTGGTAGAGGGAGTATGTTCGGCTATTTCTTTGAGAGAAATTATCGATATTTTGGGAGTAAAATCTATTCTCGATCCTGGAATAACTATTCTTGATGCTGATAGTTTACCCCAGCAAGAATATCCGAATCTTTCCCCTTTTCCTGTCCGTTTTCCCTCGATGTTTGCCCCTACAATTATCGAAGAAGTGGATTGTCGGATCACGATTGGAACCTTAAAACGCACCCATTTAAAGGATAAACCCCTGATTTCTGCTTCTTTAAAAAATCTCTATGGACTCTTTCCCCGTAGTCATTATAAAGCCCGTAGTCCCAACTCGCGGGGGCAATTACATCGCCCCTCCGTACCGCTAATTTTACAGGATGTTTATTTTTGTATCGGTCATCTTTTTGATGGGGCAGTGGTGGACGCTAATCTCAAATATTTTAGTAGTAATTGGCGACCGGATCGAGGAAAATCTATTCCTGTCGGTCAGGTGTTTTGGGGTGATGATATGATTAGCGTGGATCGCAGTGCTTGTCTGTTAGGTGATGAACCGATGCCAAGTTATTTAGATGCGATCGATTTGCTTCGTTCTCAACTTTTAAACGGAACTAATTAG
- the hisC gene encoding histidinol-phosphate transaminase: MLPTRDCVRQTPAYTPGEQPQTAGFTKLNTNENPYPPPAEIFAHLQEQLEKVRLYPDPISKELRQTAAELYGIAADQIIAGNGSDDILNIALRTFVNPCESVAFLDLTYSLYETIARVHGANIIEFPTNDKFALEGPIICPEAKLIFLASPNPPLGKHLDRDYLEATCANASGLVLIDEAYVDFSDDNHLDFLSRYDNVIISRTMSKSYSLAGLRVGFGFASRAIIEQMDKVRDSYNLDRIAQTLATAALKHHNYFEQVWQKVRQTRGRLITSLRELGFIVFDSEANFILASPPQISASELYNQLKERQILVRYFKHPRIQNYVRISIGTDGEIDRLLSAIQEIMGTN; this comes from the coding sequence ATGCTACCCACACGCGATTGTGTTCGTCAAACCCCCGCCTACACTCCGGGAGAACAGCCCCAAACCGCGGGATTTACCAAACTTAACACCAATGAGAATCCCTATCCCCCACCGGCGGAAATTTTTGCCCACTTGCAAGAGCAATTAGAGAAAGTCCGACTCTATCCCGATCCTATCTCCAAAGAGTTACGGCAAACGGCGGCGGAATTATACGGCATAGCAGCCGATCAGATAATCGCGGGTAATGGCTCCGATGATATCCTCAATATCGCCCTGCGAACTTTTGTTAACCCTTGCGAAAGCGTCGCTTTTTTAGATTTAACCTATTCCCTTTACGAGACAATTGCCCGGGTACACGGGGCAAATATTATCGAATTTCCCACTAATGATAAATTTGCATTGGAAGGACCGATTATTTGTCCGGAAGCTAAATTAATTTTTCTGGCTTCCCCTAATCCTCCCCTCGGTAAACATCTTGATCGCGACTATTTAGAAGCAACCTGTGCTAATGCGTCGGGATTGGTATTAATTGATGAAGCTTATGTGGATTTTAGTGATGACAATCATCTCGATTTTCTCTCCCGTTACGATAATGTCATCATTAGTCGCACTATGTCGAAAAGTTATAGTTTAGCGGGGTTAAGAGTCGGTTTCGGGTTTGCTTCCAGGGCCATTATCGAACAGATGGATAAGGTGCGTGATTCCTATAATTTAGATCGCATCGCTCAAACTTTAGCCACAGCAGCTTTAAAACACCATAATTATTTTGAGCAAGTTTGGCAAAAAGTCCGTCAAACCCGCGGCCGTTTAATTACTTCTCTGCGCGAGTTGGGATTTATTGTTTTTGACTCGGAAGCTAATTTTATCCTCGCTTCTCCCCCCCAGATTAGTGCCAGTGAGTTATATAATCAACTCAAAGAGCGTCAGATATTAGTGCGATACTTTAAACATCCTCGCATTCAGAATTATGTGCGGATTTCTATCGGGACCGATGGGGAGATTGATCGCCTTTTATCTGCTATTCAAGAGATTATGGGAACAAATTAA
- a CDS encoding hydantoinase B/oxoprolinase family protein, whose protein sequence is MSPLNSHRTEITTVADPIYLEIFKNLYQFIAEEMGITLQNTAASVNIKERLDFSCAIFDEVGNLIANAPHIPVHLGSMADSVKSLIQDKGETIRPGNVYLANNPYNGGTHLPDVTVISPIFDRQNQEILFYLASRGHQADIGGITPGSMPPHSVHISEEGILFDNFLLVAAGQFREQELINHLTNSPFPARNIAQNIADFQAQIAANAKGERELHNMVERYGLAMVKAYQQFVQDNAELAVRKAISVLKDGEFTYYLDNGAVIKVRISIDIDNCQATIDFTGTSDQLNNNFNAPLAVTRAAVLYVFRTLVEEAIPLNAGCFKPLHLIIPSGCFLNPVYPAAVVAGNVETSQAIVNALYGALGIQAASQGTMNNFTFGNQEYQYYETICGGSGAGANFAGTAAVQTQMTNSRLTDPEVLEMRYPVLVESFSIRPDSGGKGQYSGGDGVIRRIKFQESMTANILSGNRQIPPFGLAGGKAGKIGRNAVERNDGTIEELPGTATVEMNLGDIFIIETPGGGGYGNC, encoded by the coding sequence ATGTCCCCTCTCAATTCTCACCGCACAGAAATAACTACCGTTGCCGATCCTATTTATCTAGAAATCTTTAAAAATCTCTATCAATTTATTGCCGAAGAAATGGGGATTACTCTCCAAAATACGGCAGCAAGTGTCAATATTAAAGAGCGCCTAGACTTCTCCTGTGCTATCTTTGATGAGGTAGGAAATTTAATCGCAAATGCTCCTCATATTCCCGTCCATTTAGGTTCTATGGCCGATAGTGTCAAAAGCTTAATTCAGGATAAAGGTGAGACGATTCGTCCAGGGAATGTTTATCTGGCTAATAATCCTTATAATGGCGGTACTCACCTGCCGGATGTCACAGTAATTAGTCCTATTTTTGACCGCCAAAATCAGGAAATATTATTTTATCTTGCCTCCCGGGGACATCAAGCTGATATCGGTGGAATTACCCCCGGTTCTATGCCTCCCCATTCTGTCCATATTAGCGAAGAAGGAATTTTATTCGATAATTTTTTGCTGGTAGCAGCGGGACAGTTTCGGGAACAAGAATTAATTAATCACTTAACTAATAGTCCTTTTCCTGCACGCAATATCGCCCAAAATATTGCCGATTTTCAGGCACAAATAGCCGCTAATGCCAAGGGGGAAAGAGAATTACATAATATGGTTGAGCGCTACGGATTAGCTATGGTTAAAGCCTATCAACAGTTCGTTCAAGATAATGCGGAATTAGCGGTTAGAAAAGCTATATCTGTCCTGAAAGATGGTGAATTTACTTATTATCTGGATAACGGTGCTGTCATCAAGGTCAGAATTAGCATAGATATTGATAATTGTCAAGCAACCATTGATTTTACTGGCACATCTGACCAGTTAAATAATAATTTTAATGCACCCCTAGCAGTGACAAGAGCGGCAGTTTTATACGTTTTTCGTACCCTTGTGGAGGAGGCAATCCCTTTAAATGCTGGCTGTTTCAAACCCCTCCATTTAATTATCCCGTCTGGCTGTTTTCTTAATCCCGTTTATCCAGCGGCCGTAGTAGCGGGAAATGTAGAAACTTCCCAGGCAATAGTTAATGCTTTATACGGTGCTTTAGGCATTCAAGCAGCCAGCCAAGGGACGATGAATAATTTCACTTTTGGCAATCAAGAATATCAATATTATGAGACTATTTGTGGCGGTTCTGGTGCGGGGGCAAATTTTGCGGGAACCGCTGCCGTGCAAACCCAGATGACTAATTCCCGTCTCACCGATCCGGAAGTATTAGAAATGCGCTATCCTGTGTTAGTAGAAAGTTTTAGCATTCGCCCCGATAGTGGCGGCAAGGGACAATATTCTGGAGGTGATGGTGTGATTAGAAGAATTAAATTTCAAGAGTCCATGACTGCTAATATTTTATCGGGTAATCGCCAGATTCCCCCCTTTGGACTAGCGGGAGGAAAAGCCGGTAAAATAGGACGTAATGCCGTGGAAAGAAACGATGGAACTATCGAAGAATTGCCCGGTACTGCGACTGTAGAAATGAACCTTGGTGATATTTTTATTATTGAAACCCCCGGCGGTGGTGGCTATGGAAATTGCTGA
- a CDS encoding glucose-1-phosphate adenylyltransferase, protein MKKVLAIILGGGAGTRLYPLTKLRAKPAVPLAGKYRLIDIPVSNCINSQIDKIYVLTQFNSASLNRHLNRTYNFTGFSDGFVEVLAAQQTMENPQWFQGTADAVRQYIWTMKDWDIDEYLILSGDHLYRMDYSKFIERHRETNADITLSVVPIDERRASAFGVMKINDSGRIVDFYEKPKGAELERMRVDTTILGLSPDQARQSPYIASMGIYVFKKNVLIDLLDANKEQTDFGKEIIPSAAKDYNLQAYLFKGYWEDIGTIEAFYESNLALTQQPNPAFSFYDEKAPIYTRSRYLPPTKMLNCTVTESMISEGCILKECRIHHSILGIRSRVGKDCTIEDTMLMGADFYESFPERESLIGNAKIPVGIGSGSTIRRAIVDKNARIGSNVLIVNKDRVEEANREDLGFYVRSGIVVIFKNATIPDGTVI, encoded by the coding sequence GTGAAAAAAGTATTAGCTATTATTTTGGGTGGCGGGGCCGGAACTCGCCTTTATCCGTTAACGAAACTGCGGGCAAAACCTGCCGTCCCCCTAGCGGGAAAATATCGCTTAATCGATATTCCCGTCAGCAATTGTATTAACTCCCAGATTGATAAAATCTATGTGTTGACGCAATTTAATTCCGCTTCCCTCAATCGTCACCTCAATCGTACCTACAATTTTACGGGTTTTAGTGATGGTTTCGTGGAAGTTTTGGCCGCTCAACAAACCATGGAAAATCCTCAATGGTTCCAAGGCACGGCCGACGCAGTACGACAGTATATCTGGACGATGAAGGATTGGGATATCGATGAATATCTGATTCTCTCGGGAGATCATCTCTATCGTATGGACTACAGCAAGTTCATCGAACGCCATCGGGAAACCAACGCCGATATCACTTTATCGGTAGTTCCCATCGATGAACGTCGCGCCTCCGCTTTTGGGGTGATGAAAATTAATGATTCGGGGCGAATTGTCGATTTTTATGAGAAACCCAAAGGGGCAGAATTGGAAAGAATGCGGGTAGATACGACGATTTTAGGCTTAAGTCCCGACCAGGCCCGTCAAAGTCCCTACATCGCTTCCATGGGAATTTATGTCTTTAAAAAGAATGTTTTAATCGATCTGCTCGATGCCAATAAAGAACAGACCGATTTCGGTAAGGAAATTATTCCCTCGGCCGCTAAAGACTACAATCTTCAGGCTTATTTATTTAAGGGTTACTGGGAAGATATCGGGACGATTGAAGCCTTTTATGAGTCGAATCTCGCCTTGACCCAACAACCAAATCCCGCCTTTAGTTTCTACGATGAAAAAGCCCCCATCTATACCCGTTCTCGCTATCTGCCACCCACAAAAATGCTCAATTGTACGGTGACAGAATCGATGATTTCTGAAGGTTGTATTCTCAAAGAATGTCGCATCCATCACTCGATTTTAGGTATTCGTAGTCGAGTGGGCAAAGACTGCACGATCGAGGATACAATGCTGATGGGAGCCGACTTTTATGAGTCTTTCCCCGAACGGGAAAGTCTGATCGGGAATGCCAAAATTCCCGTGGGTATCGGTTCCGGTTCGACTATTCGTCGGGCAATTGTCGACAAAAATGCTCGCATTGGTTCCAATGTTTTAATTGTTAACAAAGATCGTGTGGAAGAAGCTAATCGCGAAGATTTAGGTTTCTATGTTCGCAGCGGCATCGTGGTTATTTTCAAAAATGCCACTATTCCCGACGGGACAGTGATTTAA
- the dusA gene encoding tRNA dihydrouridine(20/20a) synthase DusA yields the protein MGNILSVAPMMDYTDRHFRYFWRQISLRPLLYTEMITTMAIKHGDRYKLLGFSLAEKPLALQLGGDNPYLLAECAKIAEDMGYDEVNLNVGCPSSRVKEGNFGACLMANPELVARGISAMNQAVSIPVTVKQRIGIDHQDSYENMANFVRIVADAGCQRFTIHARKAWLQGLSPKENRTVPPLRYDDVYRLKNQFPHLFIEINGGIINLEQARQHLQLVDAVMIGRAAYDNPYLFATVDRDFYGESVTPPTREEVIKKMLPYIDEWVSKGYKLHQISKHLLQLFAGQPGTKAWKRYISENSHFPGADSGVIWQALQQVNSLNDLANLSISH from the coding sequence ATGGGCAATATTTTAAGTGTGGCGCCGATGATGGATTATACCGATCGCCATTTTCGCTATTTTTGGCGACAAATTAGCCTTCGTCCCCTTCTCTACACGGAAATGATCACGACGATGGCGATCAAACACGGCGATCGCTATAAGTTGCTGGGGTTCTCCCTAGCAGAAAAACCTCTAGCTTTGCAGTTAGGGGGTGATAATCCCTATCTTTTGGCAGAATGTGCTAAAATAGCCGAAGATATGGGTTATGACGAGGTAAATCTCAATGTGGGTTGTCCTAGTTCTCGGGTAAAAGAGGGCAATTTCGGCGCTTGTTTGATGGCTAACCCGGAATTAGTCGCGAGGGGAATATCGGCAATGAATCAAGCTGTATCGATTCCCGTGACTGTAAAACAGAGAATTGGCATTGATCATCAGGATAGTTACGAAAATATGGCGAATTTTGTCCGTATTGTTGCGGATGCGGGTTGTCAACGTTTTACCATCCATGCGCGTAAAGCTTGGTTACAGGGATTAAGTCCCAAGGAAAATCGCACCGTTCCCCCTTTACGTTACGATGATGTTTATCGCCTAAAAAATCAGTTTCCCCATTTGTTTATTGAAATTAATGGCGGTATCATTAATTTAGAACAGGCTAGACAACATTTACAATTAGTAGATGCGGTCATGATCGGTCGGGCAGCCTACGATAATCCCTATTTATTTGCCACAGTCGATCGAGATTTTTATGGGGAATCGGTTACTCCTCCTACCCGGGAAGAAGTAATCAAAAAAATGCTTCCCTACATCGATGAGTGGGTGAGTAAAGGTTATAAATTACACCAGATCAGCAAACATCTTTTACAGCTTTTTGCCGGTCAGCCCGGAACTAAGGCCTGGAAGCGTTATATTAGTGAAAATAGCCATTTTCCTGGGGCCGATTCCGGGGTAATCTGGCAAGCTTTACAGCAGGTAAACTCCCTAAATGATCTGGCTAATCTGTCAATTTCCCATTGA
- a CDS encoding Rieske (2Fe-2S) protein: MSWTKVLSVDSLAPGARQVVKVGENSILLINNNGQFHAVGNRCPHLKLSMTKGQITEDGAIVCPWHRSSFDLCSGAVKDWITWPPVVNKAMAAVSQPQALPVYPLRIEDGSIWIDA; the protein is encoded by the coding sequence ATGAGTTGGACAAAAGTATTATCTGTAGATTCCCTTGCCCCCGGCGCCCGTCAAGTGGTAAAAGTGGGGGAAAATTCCATTCTGTTGATTAACAATAACGGTCAATTCCACGCCGTCGGTAATCGTTGTCCTCATTTAAAATTATCGATGACGAAGGGCCAAATTACCGAGGATGGCGCGATCGTTTGTCCCTGGCATCGTAGTTCTTTTGATCTCTGTAGTGGTGCTGTCAAAGACTGGATTACCTGGCCCCCTGTGGTTAACAAAGCGATGGCGGCAGTTTCTCAACCCCAAGCTTTACCCGTTTATCCCCTTCGCATCGAAGACGGCAGCATCTGGATAGACGCTTGA